GTGCGCAGCATCTCGCCGTCGCGCAAGTGAACATGCCAGTCGTCAGGACGCCGGATCGTGATGCCGTCGACCGCTTTTCCGCGGGAGGCCACAGAGGCGTTGAAAAGTGTATCCAGATTCATGGCTCAGCCTCGTTAAGCAATTCGCACGGCGCAGCGGCCAGGAACCTGCGATCATGGGAATCGCGCACGTTTCCTGTCCACCAGAGCAGATAGGACATTTGGCAGCGGATACCAACCGCCACCGGGACGCGCGCCGCGAATGGCCGGGTCATGCCGCGTCCTCGAACGGTTCCACCGTGCGGCGGCGTCCCAGCATGAAGGCGTCGGCTACAAGCTGGAACGGGGCAAGATCGACGTCCAGCGCACCCGTCGCGGTGAGTTCGACGAAGCGCCGGTAAAGCCCGATATACTCGGCCTCGGCGTCCTCCGTCGCCGTGATCGCCGGCACATGCTGATCCCGCGCGATCTTGCCGAAGCCGACGATGATAATGCGAAGCGGGCTCATGATGCGCCCGCACGCGTCGCTAGTGGGCACCGACGACCACATTGAGATCGGCGGCCCTCAGCGCCTCGATCGTCGCGGCGAGATGCGACCGGTCCCTGGTCTCGACCACGATCTCCAGATGCACCGCCTTGGCCGGCAGATCCGTGAAGATGCGCTGATGGGATACTTCCACGATGTTGGCGCCGACCCGGCTCAGAACAGCGACCACCTCGCCGAGCTGTCCCGGCCGGTCCACGATGTCGAACCTCAGCTGTGAAAGGCGGCCCTCCCTGGCGAGTTGGCGGGTAAGCACACCCGATAGAAGCCGGGTGTCGATATTTCCGCCGCTCAGCACAAGACCGAGCTTGCGGCCCTTGAAGCGCGCGGGATCGGCGAGCACGGCGGCCAGACCGGCGGCCCCGGCGCCTTCCGTCACGGACTTTTCGATGGTCAGAAGAAGGCTCAGCGCATGCTCGACATCCTGCTCCGTCACCAGAACGATGTCATCGACCAGCGCGCGCACGATCTCGGATGTGATCCGGCCAGGGGCTTTGACGGCAATGCCTTCCGCGAGGGTGTCACCGCGCATCGGTAGGGATTGATGCTTGATAAGATTGTACATCGAAGGATAGAGCGCGGCCTGCACGCCGACCACCTCGATATCCGGCTTGAGTGTCTTGGCGGCGACCGCGATGCCGGAAATAAGCCCGCCTCCGCCGATCGGCACGATCAGAACGTCGAGGTCAGGCACCGCAGCCAGCATCTCGAGCGCGATGGTGCCCTGACCGGCAATGATCAAGGGGTCATCGTAAGGATGAACGAACGTCAGGCCCTCGTTTCGGCCATGCGTCGTGGCCAATGCGGCGGCCTCCTCCAGTGTCGCCCCGCCTTCGATCACGGTCGCGCCATGCCGGCGCGTGTTCTCGATCTTCACCGTCGGGGTTCCGACCGGCACGTAGATGGTGGCCGGTATTGAAAGGCGTGCCGCGTGATAGGCCACGCCCTGCGCGTGATTGCCTGCCGAGGCCGCGATCACACCTCGCCGTCGCTGATCGGCCGACAGGGCCGATAGCCGGTTGAGCGCCCCGCGCTCCTTGAAGGTCGCGGTGAACTGCAGGTTTTCGAACTTGAGCCACACGCTGGCGCCGGTGATGTCGGACAAGGTCCGGCTGCGGTCGAAGTTCGTGCATTTAACCAGGCCGGCCAGCGTGGCTGCCGCGGCCTCGATATCGGCGAGCGTGACCGGCAGTTGCGCCAGCGATGCTCTTGCCGTTTGAACCGTCATAGTCGAATCTCCGATTGTCGCGTTCAAGGTACTGCATACCTGTTGCGCCGGGGCAAGCTTCGCTCATGGATGAAAAGGCTGCCATCGCTTCGCAACGATAGCCAAGGGCCCCGGAAGGCCACAGCCTCTTTCCCGGACCACATCTCAGATCGCGGGTGCGATCAATCCGACTCTCATGTCCTTGGCGAGATATACGCATGCGTCGTCGGCAAACACGCTGCCATTGGCAATTCCGAGCGCCAGTTTACCGCGCCTAACGAGGCGCATATTCACCTCGTAGCGCACGCGCTTGACGTCTGGCGTGATATGCCCCCGGAACTTGACCTCGCCGACACCGACGGCGCGGCCCTTGCCCGGCGAGCCCGACCAGCCGAGCCAGTAGCCAATGATCTGCCACATGGCATCCAGACCCAGACATCCAGGCATCACAGGGTCGCCGAGAAAGTGACTGTCGAAAAACCAGAGACCTGGCGTGATATCCAGTTCCCCGACGACATGGCCCTTGCCGAATTCGCCACCGGCGAGGCTGATCTCCGTGATGCGGTCCATCATCAGCATCGGCGGCGCCGGCAGTTGGGCATTGCCCGGACCGAAATAGCCGCCTTCGCTCGATCTGAGCAGTTCTTCCCTGGTGTAGGACGATTGCGGCGCGTGAAAGTCGCGAGGGTCGGACAAGGACGATATCCTCCGGCGTTTGGCTATCGGTCGCTGAACGTCAGGCGACTTCGTCCCGACCGCTTTTTTCGATGCCAGAGGCGGCCGAACGGCGGCGGCGCAGTGTTCGGCGAACCACCTGCAAGCCTTGTACACGTACCACAAAATGAAAAACCTCCGGCAGGGCATTGCCGGAGGTTTCGGAGGTTTATCATAAAGGTGAGTGTGTCTCCTCTGATCGAGCGAGCGGCGGCCAAACGTTCCAGCAGCAACTCCAGACCTTATGTACAAAACTAAAATACCTTAGTCAATCATGCATTTTAGTTTTGTACATATTCTCTACCCGCCGCGGTTACAACGAAAAGTCCCGGCGGTCTAACGCCGGGACTCTCCAGATCATCAACCCGCGACAGATCAGAAGTTTCGCTGGGCCCTCAGATTGAAGGAAGCCGTCTGCTGGTCCTTGAACGTATACGTGGTGGCCAGGAAGGGTGGGTTCACGCCGAATTGCGATCGCGTGGTACCGCTCCAGTTCTGATCAAGATAGGACCAGAAAACTTCGCCACTGAACGTCAGTCCCTTCACAGGTGTCCATCCGGTTCTGAAGCCGACCTGATAGACGTTGAAATCCGGATTGCAGGTCGAGGTGGGATTTGCACCTCGGTTGCCCCAACCAAACAACGGATTGCCAGAGACCGAATTGCAATATGCGTTCTTGGCGACATCATTGTAACGCACAGCTGAGGCGCTTCCGAACAGGCTGCTCTGCCAGTTTGCATCCCAGTTGTGGATGTAGCCGCCGCGGAATCCGAACGCTTTGGTCAACTGGATTCCACCGGTGGCAACGCCCGCCCCGTTCAAACCATTGCCGTTGCTGAACACACCGTCCGAGACGTAGCCGTACCCGACCGTGGGGTTGCCGCCGGTATTGTTGAACATCGCGAAGGATGGCGAAGCACCGCTGGTCGAAATCACGGCCTTGGTGTCGCCTTTGGCGAAGGTAGTATCGACGTTCAGGGTATCGCCAACTCCGGTCGGCAGGTTCTTGAGCTGGAGACCGGCAGTGATGGCGCCGCCCCATCTGCTGTCAGGGTGACCGGAAGTCAACGAGCTACACGGCTGTCCAGCTACCGTGTTGATGATGCCGTTCGCCGGACACACGATGTAGGCACCGGCGCCGAACGGGGTTGAGAAGCCCTGCGAGCCAGCGTCGGTGGAGGAGTCGAGGAAGTTGTACGACGCGTTGATATAGTGTGCGATCGCCGAAACCTGGAAGATGCCCCAGGCCTGATCGACCCTGATGTTGCCCGCGATATCCGGCGCGAACTGTCCGCCATAGGCGTTGGCGGGCCCACCGGTCGAGCGGTTAACCGCTGAACCTGCGGCCGCCCCCAGCCCGAAGCCGCCCTGGAACAGGGTGGTTGGCGTCTGCACGCCGTTGGTGGGGAAAATCGCCGGCAGCGTAAACACGTCGAAATTGCCGAGCTGGGTACGATTGAACACCTTGCCTTCATCGAGACCGATGCTGGCCGACACGCCGTTGCCGAACTGTGCGGTATACTGGATGTTGTTCACGCCGGTTACATAATCGGGACCGCCGATCAGGAACGAGGTGTTGTTGTTGCCGCCGTAACCATTCCAGGGCAGGGCATAGGCCGAAGCGGATTTGCCGAACGTAAAGCCGGCAAACTGGATGAACACCATTTCGACAGCGACCTGGCCGTTGCCGGGCGTGTCGTTGTTCAGTGTACCCAGGAGAGCAGCGCCGTTGAGCGATTGATTGGCGGCGGTGCCGCCATAGGTGCTGAACTGAAAGTCACCCTGGCCGAAAGTACGGACAACGCCGTATTCGGTGGCGGTGCGCGTATCGAGCGTCAGTGCCATACGCGAACGAACATTGATTCGGTCGGTGAAGCGGTTGCCCTGGCCGGACTCGTAGCCACCGTCACCACTCCAGAATGGAGCGCCGTAGATGCCGCCGCCATAGGTGGAGTCGACGCGCAGATAGCCACCCATCTTGACGCAGGTGTCGGTGCCCGGAATGTAGAAGAAACCGGCTCCATACAGGGAGCAGATCCTCACATACTCGACCGCTTTGGCCTTGACGGGAAGATCAGCTGCCTGCGCCCCGCTCAGGGCGGCGAGACCCGCCGCTGAGCCGAGGATAAGGCTCTTAATCATTTTCATGTTAACCTCCAAGTTGTTCTCTCTCGAGGCTCCGTACCCACCGGGGTAATTTCCCTCAGGGCTGGCTCCCCCCAAAAACCGCTCGATGGTTTCGCTCTTGTGCCCCCGCACGAGAGAGGGACTTGCGCGAGCATCCAGCGGGACGATCCGGAACCCCCAGCCGTCGGAAACGACTATGAGTGCATTACTTCACTAATTGAAATACCTTATTTTATAAGCTAACTTCTTTTGGAAATGATGTGCCTTTCTTGCAACTGATGGAAAACCTCGCGTCAAAGCCAAACCTGGCCGTTTTCTAGGATTAATATCCCCTGCTGCCGCGTGGATAAGCAATAACGCAGGATATTTTTACTTGTTTTGGAAATGAAATCGACGAAGATAGATCGATGGCCGGGCAAGGCAGCAAGGTTGCAAACCTCTCGGCGCACACGAGGAATGTCGATTGGGCGAAACGGCTCCAAAGAATCAGGACGCCATCCGGCGGTTCGCCTGGGTTATCAATTCTGTCGGCGTTCACCTGGAAGAGCTGCGCTACTTCTGGGCCAAGGCGCTCGGCATCAGCGGCCCGCAGTGGATGATCCTGATGGCGCTCGCAGATCTCGACGACAAGGACGGCGTTCCCGTCAATGTTGTCTCCAAGAAGCTTCATGTCGATCCGTCGTTCGTTACGACGCAATCGAAATTGCTGGAGAAGAAGGGTTTCCTTCGCCGGAAGGCATCGACCGAAGACGCCAGAATCGTGCTGATGTCGTTGACGGACAAAACCTACAAGCAAATGGCAGGGCTCGCCGCCCAGCAGGAAGCGCTTAACGCGTTCATTTTTGCCGAACTCAGCAACAAGCAGCTCGACGATTTGATCGATACGCTCAGCGGCTTGAGAAATCGCTTGGAGAAGGGCCGCCTTAAGGTCATTGCGGATGCGTGACCCTGTCCGGGCTGGAATGACCCGCCCGGCCCGGTAAACGCCCACACCCTTCAAGTACGACACCCTTCAAATACCGAGGCGCGAAGCGATCCAATCGAAAATATACTCGTTGGCGAGCGTTGGATTGTCGACGTGGCCCTGCATCGCCGCCGTCTCGGAAGCGGCGAATATTCTAAGCGTTACGTCACGCCCGTCCTCCTTGAGCTGCATGAATAGCTCCCGCACGCGCTCGGCTCTCAACCAGCCACGCTCGCCGGTCGCAATCAGGACAGGACATTTGATGTTGCGTGCGACCCGCCCGAGATCACGATCCGACCGCGAACACTTCGCCTGAAACGGGGCACGCCCTGCAAGGAAGGCACGCTCATGCAGGTCCCAGATGCCGCCATCGCACACAGCCGCCGCAAAGCGATCGTCGAATGCGATGCCGCGGGCCACGAAGGACGATCCCCACCCGTCGGCCAGAATGGCGATCCGGCTGGTATCGACATCTTCCCGTTCGACAAGATAATCCATGATGTGTCCGAGGGTCGCTTCGAGGTCGGAACGGCCGACGATCTCGTCGAACTCCCGACCTGTGCCGGCCCCGAGCAAATCAACAGCGAGCAGCGACATCCCCCGCTCACGGGCGTAGCGCCCAACCTTGTGGAGGAACTCTTCCTTGCGCTGGCCAGGCTCTCCCACACAAAGGATGACTGGCGCCCGGCGAGCCGGTTCCGGCGCCGGCAGGAAATAAGCCTCGAGCGGATACCCGCCCGGCCAGGGGATCCACACCACCTCGCCTCGCGGGTTGCAGCAGTCGAGATAGTCGCGCGCGCATTGGCGCATGTTTGATGTCGCGAGCCGGTATTGACGATCCCCGCGATCGAATGGGAGCGCCGCCGACTGATAGTAATTGATGGCGCGCAGCCAGTTGCTCCGTGCGGTCAGCACGAGGCCGTCGCGCCGTGCAGCGTTGCCGCGCTGGCAGTTTACATCTGCAACGCTCATCCATTCGCTGTACCAGGAGTGGTCGTTCGACGGATCGATGCGGCTGGCCGTGACCCGGCACTCGGCGGCGGTCGCCCCTCCCTCCTGCGCAGATCCCATTAGCCTCAAGAACTCAATCGACAGATCCTCGTGCCCTGGCCACAAGGCCCAACCCAGAAGGTCAGGTTCAGATTCGCCGCAGTCAATGCTCAAGCCTCCCCTCCCCCGCTCTATTGCATCACGGCAATACGAGCCTTGCAGCGAACCATGCATTCACGTCTCCGTCGCCGGGCGGACCGACAGATCAAACAGCCCGCGCATGTTCTGCCGGCCGGATGATGGCGCGCGCCGAAAATTCGGGCACGCGCCTCCGTTAGACATTTCCGCCCTTTGAGTGCCAGATCAGGCAGCCAGGATGGTTATTCCCGGGTTCACGGGCAGTTTACTTGAGGGGATGCTGTAGCTTTACCGGCCCTGGACCGCATGGCTCGTTGGGCGCACGCGCAAGAGGAGCGCGGTGACCGAGCGATGCTCGTTGCCTTGCTCAGTGAAGAGCGACAACAAGAAGTAGCGCGACGTCCAAAACCTGGTTTGGACGGGGAGATCGTTGCGCCGCGCGATCTTCGCCGCGTCAGGTGGACTTCGAACTCGCGTCGACCGACGGTCCTCACGGACCTGCCCAACACGAAACAGAGTCTCTCACACGCCCGCCATTCGTCAGTTCGCCGGCTGCGCTGCCGGAAATTTCCATTTGCCGCTCACCACCGCCGGGTTCGGCATGTACAGCCGCACCATGTAGTTCCATTTGTCCAGGATCGGCAGGCAATTCGGGACTTTGCCGTCGCAATTGCCGAACTGCACCGCGACGGAGCCATCGGCCTCTTTCTTTGCGGTGACGTTGTTCAGGTTGTAAGCATTCAGCGGATTGGGCTCGTAATAGCCCTTCTCGTTATAGACGCTGATCGACCAGAACCCCTTCACGGGCACGTCCTTGACTTTGAGCGTGTAAACCGTCTTGCCGTCGTTCCTTGCGGGCACGACGTTGAGGTAGAGCGTCTCCTTCTCGGGTATGCCGCCCCATGCCGAAGCCGCACCGGCGAGCCGCCGCACCGGCTCGACTTCGCCCTTCTTTCCGAACATGCCCTTGGTGTCAGGCAGGGTGGATGCGAGTACGAGCAACGCATCGCGGACCTTTTTCTGACTGGCCTGATCCCAATTGGGCACCGTGAAGCTGCCCGGACCGCCTTTCTGCTCGACCTTGATCGCATCCTGCACGCGGTGGACCGCGTCGACGTCCTTCTGATCCGCCGTATCGACCAGCGTGCGGACCACAACCATTACATAGCGCGTGCCGATCTGTTTCCTGGTCAGCGTGTGGGTGCCGCGACCGTAAAAGATGTCGTGCGTGTAATGGTCTTCATCGATCACCTGCATGGAAATGTAGCGATTGCCGGGATCGGGCATCGTGACGGTCACAGGGCCGGCATCGAGATCGAATACGCCGGAGGAGTACAGCGTATCGCGATTGAGCCTGATGACCGTTTGATGGTCCACCCTTGCCGGCTCCCGACGATGGCGCAGCTGACCGAATGCCCCGTCCTTCGCCAGCCGGGAGAAATACAAATCGCTTTCCGCACGCGGGAAATTATCGGCCGTCACCGGGACTGCCGTATCCACGGCGGCAGACTCCGCGCGCGCAACCGAAGCAATCGGACTGACGGTCGAGAGCAGCAGAACGATGGAGCAGATCTTTTTCATGACGAGTCGCTTGTTGGTCGATCAGATCGACTGGATGGCGGGAAGCTGATAGCGGCCTTCAAGGAGCTCGGCTTTCGGCAAATAAGCGCGCAGGATCGGTATGAAATTGCCTTCGGCCGGTGCCGGCAGCCAGTTCGCGTTCGGGTTGGATGCCGGCTCCGCGCGCGACATGACGATTTCGAGCGAACCGTCGGGACCGCGCTTGAGGCCGGCCGTGCGGTCGCCGACCGTGTAGCGGTTGATCGGGTTTTCCGCGAAATAGAGTCCGCCGTCGGGCATGAGCCGATACATCGACAGCGACCAGAACGAATCCACCGGCGGCAGTTGATCCGCAGCGAAGGCCAGTCTCCAGGATTTCGCGCTGTCGAATCCCCGGCCGTCCGGCCCGCCCGCGCGAAGGTACATCGCTTCGACCCGGGGCAGTGCGGCGAGACCGCCGATCGCGACAGCCGCGCGATAATCGTAGTCCTGTCCGAAATCGCCCATGCTGTAGCGTGGGAAACTCCAGCCGTTATGCACCAGCGTATTCTTGCGAATTTGCAGGAGCCGGTTGCCGTAGTCTCCGATTCCGGCCTTGATCTCCGCAATCTGCTCCGGCGAAAAACGCGACGGATCGAAGGTTTTCCCGAATTGCAGAAGGGGCGCGATCCCATCCAGGATGCGCGAGTCCGTCACCGGCGGCGGATTCTCGTTCATCAATTCCTGCACGGCGGCGAAATATTCGTTCCACGGCGCGCTGCGCTTTGCGTAGCTTTTCAGCGCGCCGCTCTCCGGCCCCTTGATCGTCCATCCGTCCTGGAACGCATGCGCCTTCGACAGATCGCCGTCACCATCGACAAGCGTACGGCCGAGAATCCATACCGAGTTGGTCGGCGCACGGATCGCCTGAGGAATGTTGGCCGTTTCGCGCGGGCCGATGACGGTGAATGTCCGCGCATTCGAACCGGAGGTCCGGGTACCAACGATCGCGAAATTGTTGGAATACATGTCCATCAACGGCACGCAATAGTACCGGCTGCCGGACGCAGGCACTGAGATCGTGACCGGACCTTTCTCGAGGCTCAGCCAGGCCTGCGAATACAGGGTATCGTTGTTGGGCGTGGTGACGAACTGCCCCTTCGCGGTAACGAGCGCCCGTTGGTGTTGGAAGGTATTCGGCTTCACGCCCTCAGCAGAACGCACCGCCCGCTGCTCGGCCATCTCGATGAGAGGGAGCCCCCAAATCCACGCATCGCACGCGGCAACTCTTAGGTTGCCGGGCACTACCGGTTGGGATGCAACGTCGGAGCGTGCTTGCGCGTAAGCCCGGGTCGAAGCCACGGTAGCCGCGGTGACGGCAAGAAACTGTCGGCGGTCCAATTTTTCGCTCCGTTTGTTGTTTCGCTGGCATCAGGCGTCATTGGACGGCGCAAAATGTCGTTAGGCATCGAGGATCGTCGACAAGATGGACCCCTATGACATTCCTGTAAATTTGATTATATTCAGTCCGTGGTTACTTTTTGTTATGCTTCGGAGCGCGTCGCAACCATGCTCACAACGCCGGACTTTTTGCTCAGGCGGCTGCGAATGCGGCACTTCCAGTTGCTCGTACTGCTTGCCGATCAAGGTTCGTTGCGGGCGGCAGCGACATCGCTGAACCTCACGCAACCCGCAGCGAGCAAGATGTTGGCCGAGGTTGAGCGAGCGTTCGGAACGACCTTGTTCGATCGCGGACGACACGGCGTTGACCCCAATATCTTCGGCCGCTCCGCGATCCACCACGCGCGCGTGATGATCGGTCAAGCCGTGCACGCTGCGGAAGAACTGAACGCGATGCGTGGCGGTGCGACCGCTGTGGTGCGTGTGGGAGCGCCATCGATCACCGGTATCGTGCCCAAGGCGACCGTTGAGTTGATGCGGCTGGTCCCGGGCGCCCGCGTCGAGATTCGGGAGGGGCCCGTGCGCGACCTCCTGAGACTTCTTCTCGAGGCCGAACTCGATTGTGTGTTCGGCGCCCTGCCGTCCGAGGCGTTGACGAACGATCCGATCGAACAACTTCAGTCAGAGATCATCTTCAACGATCACGTCTGCGCCGTCGTGGCGAAAACGAACCCGCTATCGCGCCAAGGCAATCTAAATTGGCACGACCTTGCCTCTCAACGATGGATCGCTCCCCCTCGTCATACGGCAGTTCGGCGGGCTTTCATGGCCGGGTTTCTTAACAATGGGCTGACGCCACCCCAGCCGGTTGTGGAAGCAGTTTCGCCGACAACGCTTGGCGCACTGATAAGGCTGGATCATTCATTGATCGGCGTTGTTCGCTACGGCAGCGCTTGAGACAGCGACGCATTTCCCGATGCCCGGGTCGTCGAGATTGTGCCGCGAGTGGCATTGCCTCCGCTCTGTGTGATCCTGCGCCGAATTGCGGCCGAACATCCCAAGGCTGTTGTCACCTTCGTCGACGCTCTCAAACGCGCCGCTCGCTCGCGACGCACGCGCGAGAAATGAGGAATTTTACCACCGCGACCACCTGCCCGCCCTCGCGCAGCGCATCGAGGTGGCCGACAGGGAAGTCCGCATCATGGGATTGAAGTCGGTACCGCCGCGTATTCCCGTCGCCGCTTCGATTGCAAATCGGCAACTGCCCGTGTTCGCAGTTCCGTACTGAATGGCGCGCCACTCAGAACAAAACCACGAACTCATACACAATTGAAATTGCTTGTGATTTTGCTTAAACTATTGGTTCGGTGGCCGTCGGCGCCTACTTCGGCCTCACGCGCTGCCATATCTCAGCACTTCTCACGACAGCGTGCGCCTTGGATAGGTTTGGGATATTATCGTCAGGAGCTGTCGAAGCTTTGAGACCGGGATTTCGCGTACGCGCTCGATCGCGGCCAAGGCAGTGGCGCTCAAAGAGATGCACTCCAGAATCAAGCTGACGATCGCGACTGCGGTCGGAAGGCGCGGCAAATGGAGGACATTATGGCTTGGCGTGACGATAAAGCCCGTTCAACTCTGATCCGGGATGCAGCGGGAAGCGTGCAGCCGGGCAAGGCTCCCCGGACCTTTGCCGAACTTCTGTTCGGCTACACCAATGTCGAGGACCTCGCCAATCACGATGCCTCGTCGCTGGCCTTCCTGGCGGAACAGGCCTGGGAGCACGTGCAGCAGCGCACGGCCGGCAGCGCCGATGTCCGCGTCGTCAATCCGATGATGCCGGACGGGCGCGAGATTTCCGTGCTCGAAGTTCTCAACGACAATATGCCCTTCCTGTTTGATTCCACGATGGCGGAGCTGGCCGAGCAGGGCATCGAAGTCACCCTCGTCGCTCACCCGATCCTCGCGGTGGAGCGCGATGACCAAGGCAAGCTCCTGCGCTTCTACGGCGAAGCACTGCCGGAGGGAACAAAGGGCACGCGGGAAAGCCTGATTCATCTCCACATCACCCGCCTGGACGCCGATGCCGATCGCCAGAAGCTGATCGACGGTCTCACCAGGACGTTGAACGACGTCCGCGCCTGCGTCGCCG
The Bradyrhizobium sp. KBS0727 genome window above contains:
- a CDS encoding DUF1254 domain-containing protein; protein product: MRSAEGVKPNTFQHQRALVTAKGQFVTTPNNDTLYSQAWLSLEKGPVTISVPASGSRYYCVPLMDMYSNNFAIVGTRTSGSNARTFTVIGPRETANIPQAIRAPTNSVWILGRTLVDGDGDLSKAHAFQDGWTIKGPESGALKSYAKRSAPWNEYFAAVQELMNENPPPVTDSRILDGIAPLLQFGKTFDPSRFSPEQIAEIKAGIGDYGNRLLQIRKNTLVHNGWSFPRYSMGDFGQDYDYRAAVAIGGLAALPRVEAMYLRAGGPDGRGFDSAKSWRLAFAADQLPPVDSFWSLSMYRLMPDGGLYFAENPINRYTVGDRTAGLKRGPDGSLEIVMSRAEPASNPNANWLPAPAEGNFIPILRAYLPKAELLEGRYQLPAIQSI
- a CDS encoding MarR family winged helix-turn-helix transcriptional regulator; the protein is MGETAPKNQDAIRRFAWVINSVGVHLEELRYFWAKALGISGPQWMILMALADLDDKDGVPVNVVSKKLHVDPSFVTTQSKLLEKKGFLRRKASTEDARIVLMSLTDKTYKQMAGLAAQQEALNAFIFAELSNKQLDDLIDTLSGLRNRLEKGRLKVIADA
- a CDS encoding threonine ammonia-lyase; protein product: MTVQTARASLAQLPVTLADIEAAAATLAGLVKCTNFDRSRTLSDITGASVWLKFENLQFTATFKERGALNRLSALSADQRRRGVIAASAGNHAQGVAYHAARLSIPATIYVPVGTPTVKIENTRRHGATVIEGGATLEEAAALATTHGRNEGLTFVHPYDDPLIIAGQGTIALEMLAAVPDLDVLIVPIGGGGLISGIAVAAKTLKPDIEVVGVQAALYPSMYNLIKHQSLPMRGDTLAEGIAVKAPGRITSEIVRALVDDIVLVTEQDVEHALSLLLTIEKSVTEGAGAAGLAAVLADPARFKGRKLGLVLSGGNIDTRLLSGVLTRQLAREGRLSQLRFDIVDRPGQLGEVVAVLSRVGANIVEVSHQRIFTDLPAKAVHLEIVVETRDRSHLAATIEALRAADLNVVVGAH
- a CDS encoding LysR family transcriptional regulator, which gives rise to MLTTPDFLLRRLRMRHFQLLVLLADQGSLRAAATSLNLTQPAASKMLAEVERAFGTTLFDRGRHGVDPNIFGRSAIHHARVMIGQAVHAAEELNAMRGGATAVVRVGAPSITGIVPKATVELMRLVPGARVEIREGPVRDLLRLLLEAELDCVFGALPSEALTNDPIEQLQSEIIFNDHVCAVVAKTNPLSRQGNLNWHDLASQRWIAPPRHTAVRRAFMAGFLNNGLTPPQPVVEAVSPTTLGALIRLDHSLIGVVRYGSA
- the fabA gene encoding bifunctional 3-hydroxydecanoyl-ACP dehydratase/trans-2-decenoyl-ACP isomerase, translated to MSDPRDFHAPQSSYTREELLRSSEGGYFGPGNAQLPAPPMLMMDRITEISLAGGEFGKGHVVGELDITPGLWFFDSHFLGDPVMPGCLGLDAMWQIIGYWLGWSGSPGKGRAVGVGEVKFRGHITPDVKRVRYEVNMRLVRRGKLALGIANGSVFADDACVYLAKDMRVGLIAPAI
- a CDS encoding alpha/beta hydrolase family protein → MSIDCGESEPDLLGWALWPGHEDLSIEFLRLMGSAQEGGATAAECRVTASRIDPSNDHSWYSEWMSVADVNCQRGNAARRDGLVLTARSNWLRAINYYQSAALPFDRGDRQYRLATSNMRQCARDYLDCCNPRGEVVWIPWPGGYPLEAYFLPAPEPARRAPVILCVGEPGQRKEEFLHKVGRYARERGMSLLAVDLLGAGTGREFDEIVGRSDLEATLGHIMDYLVEREDVDTSRIAILADGWGSSFVARGIAFDDRFAAAVCDGGIWDLHERAFLAGRAPFQAKCSRSDRDLGRVARNIKCPVLIATGERGWLRAERVRELFMQLKEDGRDVTLRIFAASETAAMQGHVDNPTLANEYIFDWIASRLGI
- a CDS encoding DUF1254 domain-containing protein; this encodes MKKICSIVLLLSTVSPIASVARAESAAVDTAVPVTADNFPRAESDLYFSRLAKDGAFGQLRHRREPARVDHQTVIRLNRDTLYSSGVFDLDAGPVTVTMPDPGNRYISMQVIDEDHYTHDIFYGRGTHTLTRKQIGTRYVMVVVRTLVDTADQKDVDAVHRVQDAIKVEQKGGPGSFTVPNWDQASQKKVRDALLVLASTLPDTKGMFGKKGEVEPVRRLAGAASAWGGIPEKETLYLNVVPARNDGKTVYTLKVKDVPVKGFWSISVYNEKGYYEPNPLNAYNLNNVTAKKEADGSVAVQFGNCDGKVPNCLPILDKWNYMVRLYMPNPAVVSGKWKFPAAQPAN
- a CDS encoding porin, producing MKMIKSLILGSAAGLAALSGAQAADLPVKAKAVEYVRICSLYGAGFFYIPGTDTCVKMGGYLRVDSTYGGGIYGAPFWSGDGGYESGQGNRFTDRINVRSRMALTLDTRTATEYGVVRTFGQGDFQFSTYGGTAANQSLNGAALLGTLNNDTPGNGQVAVEMVFIQFAGFTFGKSASAYALPWNGYGGNNNTSFLIGGPDYVTGVNNIQYTAQFGNGVSASIGLDEGKVFNRTQLGNFDVFTLPAIFPTNGVQTPTTLFQGGFGLGAAAGSAVNRSTGGPANAYGGQFAPDIAGNIRVDQAWGIFQVSAIAHYINASYNFLDSSTDAGSQGFSTPFGAGAYIVCPANGIINTVAGQPCSSLTSGHPDSRWGGAITAGLQLKNLPTGVGDTLNVDTTFAKGDTKAVISTSGASPSFAMFNNTGGNPTVGYGYVSDGVFSNGNGLNGAGVATGGIQLTKAFGFRGGYIHNWDANWQSSLFGSASAVRYNDVAKNAYCNSVSGNPLFGWGNRGANPTSTCNPDFNVYQVGFRTGWTPVKGLTFSGEVFWSYLDQNWSGTTRSQFGVNPPFLATTYTFKDQQTASFNLRAQRNF